The Cryptococcus gattii WM276 chromosome D, complete sequence region GCCGGGGGCTGTTTGGATGGCTAGGGcttccatttcttcttctggtGGGGCAAGGGAGGTGGTGGTAGAAAGGGTGGTAGTGGTAGGAGCGGCACCGGCGGCAGAGCCGTTCTCTGTCTCCTTACCCTCCTCGGCAGGCTTGACAATTTCTCCGCTCTTTACGGCCCCCTCTTTTGGCACATATCCCTCCACCGCAGCCTTTATCCCATTCCCCGCGGGCGGGATCCACCCATGTTTTCCTTTactctcctcctccttgCCCGGAGGAGGCACTCGCTTCCCGTCCGGAGCAATATGACAAAACTCGGTAATCGTCTTCCAGTAAACGGAGTAATCATACTCGAAATTATAGTCCCCACCAAACTCCGAATCGAGGTGCGCGGCGGGGACGAGGTCGAGTAGACGGGGGTTGAATCGGATCTTGTCGCGGGTGATGGGGTCCATGAAGGGGGAAATAccagagaagaaggcgtTAATCCACCATCTTTATTCCAGAAATCATAAACGTCAGCTATCCATTCTGTTCTGTTCTGTTCGACTGCATGATACAGGAAGAAACGGACTTACGGCATATTAACGACTAAACCCCTCCCAAGTCGTTCGACATAGTGGTTCTGAAGAATGTGGAGCACTTTACGGGCTGTACTGATGGAAGGGTTGGATTGGGATGTAGCGGATTTGTACTGTTCATGCGATGGATTAGGTGTTAGCAGCGACTtagggaggaggagggggcATGGGAACGGAGGAGTaggaggaaaaggagacTGGACTTACGTCGACGATAATGGCAACTTGTTCTTGCCCAGGAGGCATCAAGTCGATTGCTCGTTCACTACCAAATCAGTCAGTAAACGTGTTCGACTACCCTGGAGAGGGATGCtagaaaaaaaaattaaAAGAAAAACCTACAGGTGGTAGATAAGATGCCTGATTTGCCTAGGGCTAGTCTCGGTGTTTTCCCTACCAGGTCGCATGTAGAGGATTGGTCGAGCATCCATATCGAAGCCTGTAAGAATACTGCTCATAGACATCGCATCAGTCAAAATTCTCGCCCCGCCTCGTCCCATTCAACGAGGCCCGAAAACGGTGACGCAAAACTTACATCTTACCAGTCTCAGCCTCAATACCAACGTCATCAGGATGTATCAGCTCTGGCTTGAActccctcctccactcCATCGTCCCCTTGATCCTGTGCTTCGCGTCGTGAAGCTTCCATTTGGCGGCGCGCATGTATCGGGCGTGGGTTGCAGGATCGGAAAGGAAACGTTGCTCCCAAGGGTAGTATTCGTCAGACTCTGGGAGGGCGATGGTCTTGGTGTACTACCGAAAATGCATTAGGGTTTTCATTGACTTAACCTATATACGGTGGACCAACCTCTCTGAGCTGTGCAATCTATGGTGACGAAGTCAGCAAATGATACCGGCACGCCGACTGGCGACCCccccaaaaaaaaaaacaaaacGTACAAGGTCGAGTTGATGGCCATCATACTCCCACTTTTTCTTCACACTCGATTCTTGGTGGGGCAAGGTGAGGATTTCAGTCGTCTTTGGCCCCAAGTTCTCAGACCTGAGGGAAGCCGTGGATGCAGAGGCAGACCTTGACTTGAAAAAGGACATGGCGATGGCGGGGTGGATGTCAatgagagaagagatgggTCGATGAATTTATCGCCCCTCATAATTAATCGGTCATCGGCCGCCCGTTGCTGACAGAACTCCTCGGCCACTTAGCTCCCATCCCGGTCGCGAGCGTCATCGGCCAGCCCCACCTGAAGCCCACGTGGTGTTACATAATAGCAAATGCCACATCACTCCAAACTGTCcctcctttccttttcacCCCAGTGCGCCCTGCTGCTGTTATAGCGCTCACTAGCCCGTCTTTGAAACAACCACCCGCATACACACCCATCATGTCCATCGAGAACCTCCACATCTCTGACGAGACCGAAATCCCCGCCGGCGCCACCGTCGAGCTCCACTCCCGCCCCGAGCGAAAGGCCAGGAAGGCTCTCGAGGGTCTCGGCCTCAAGCGCGTCCAGGGCATCCAGCGGGTCACCCTTCGACGAGCCCGCAACGTCCTCCTCGTCGTCGCCAACCCCGAAGTCTACAAGTCCCCCGGAAGCGACTGCTACATCGTCTTTGGAGAGGCCAAGGTGGAAGACCCCAACAGCGCGGCTCAGTTGCAGGCGCAGGCTCAGTTGGCTGCCAGCAGCCAGGCCGCTCAGCAGGCTCATGCCCACGGGGGGTTCAAGGAGGGTGTGCCCAAGTCTTTGGAGGAGTTGATGCAGGATGAGTAAGTCCTACGCAAGCGAGCGGATTGAGGGGTGTGGTGGGTAATGGGTTGGTGGACGGAATGAATGGATGGATGGACAAAGGGGGCCGAGCACAGCGAGATTGGGATTACTAACTCCCCTTCTTAGACCCTCCGCCGACTCTTCCGCCCCTGCCCCCTCTGGCGAGGCTACCGACGCTGCTGCTTCCGGCGACGTTAAGGTTTCTGACGAGGAGATTCAACTCATTGTCGCCCAAACTGGTGTGGACGAAGCCAAGGCTCGAGAGGCGTACATCTCTGAGAAGGGTGACTTGATCAATGCTAGTACGTAAAGACTCCTTTCTAacttcttcccttcctcttccaatttccctcctcccttCATACCTGCCGTGGAAAGAGTTAAGCGCTGACTTTTTTTCTCCTCCGTCTGTGTGTAGTCATGAAGCTCCAATAAGCCACATCTTAGTATAAGCAGAGTCAGTGTCACAGAGTGGACGAGAAGCAGATTTGGAAACGGGGAGGGAAATGGGGGTTGTAATAACCAAAGGAGGAGGCTCTGTGTAATTTTTGAATACTCAGCAGGGAGCGGATGGCGAGTGGGAGAGAGTGAAAACAAAACAGGCATGAATCCGAACACAAATGCTTTGCTCCATGCTCAATTTGTCCTCTCTTGTTCATTTCCTTGTTTCTATCGCGAGCCCTTTTTCCCAAACTTCAAAGGAAATGACGACATGCCGAATACAGTATTCATCATCCTTTTGACAAGGCGAAGCCATTTGAGTGTCGCAAGAGTCTGTTGCAACGTTACGGCAAATCACTTGAGTTCAGAGTGAAGCCGCCGCAATGAAAGGATGGAGGTCTATGCGCACCCTTCCAATCAGTGTTCGAGGGGTAATATCTATTTTACGTATTCAAACGTGGCCAGCTTCAATTAAGAACACCGACGAGATTGCAGAAACACGAGACATGTTCAGCCATTTTGCCATAACAGAGAGGGGTCGTTTTGACCactcttttttctttttgtcCCAGTAGCGCCCCATATTGGTCCGATCTTTAAGTAAGCCCATCGACGGGATaaagcaaaaaaaaaacagCTAAAGATAAGAATACATAAAGACTAGTTGAATCTGAAAGCCAGCAAGAGTAAAAACCTCCCGTCCACCGTCGCACTGGTATCCTAGTCGAGTCTAGCTTTGTTCTTGTCTCTTTTGGGCGTGGAACTAAAACATCAATTTTTGTCAGACTTGACACCAAGAGGATCCCCACACGATCTGGAATAAGAGAATGGTAGAAAAGTAGAAAAGAAGTCTGCGGGAAagggggagaaggaggagggaggCACGTACGATATCTTTTAATTGACTATTCGCTTCGTCGAATTGTTTTTCCAAGTACTTTGCCTAAACAAAAGAAATGCAAATCCGGTCCATGGTCAGATAACGATGCTTCGCAATACGCACACTGTACTGTTTCCAGCAAGAGCGGAAAGAATGGAAGAACACACCTTTTTCGAAAGGTTCTGAACATCCTCTGCAAGTTGTTTCTCTTGCTCCGCATTGTCCTTGTTAATCTCTTGTCGCGGTTGTTCTATAAACCTATTTTGTTTTCGGTGGTTAACGATGATGCTCCCCATTCCATCTCAACTACTTCGAGGCTAGCAACAGCTTCATTCTAGGGCAGTTCCTCGTTCCTATTCGCGCCACGATATACCCCTATCGCCACCATCTTTTCATTACAATCCAATATTGATCAAGGAAAGCGAGAAacaaaaaggaaaaggaacGAGATGGAAACTGGTACTCACATCTTCCCAACGCCCTTGTACATCCCCCCATCCCCAGGAACATTCCCCAGCTCCTTCACTTGTAATGCCAAGATGCGACGTTCTTTCTCTTTAGATGTAATTTGGGCTTTGACGACGGCCAGTTGCTTTTGGGAGGTTATCGCctgtttttgtttttgttttaATGGTTATGCAGACGTTAGCAAAATAAAAGATAGAAGGATATTAAGAGGTAGAGAAGCGAatggagagggagaggCAACGTACTTGGGTTTGGATTTGGACGAGGATTTTACGGAGAGTGTCGTCTGAAAGGGTTGACATGTTGGTGCTTGCTTATCGAATTTGGATGTGCTGCCGCAGATTACAGAGCTGGCGATTCTTCCAATATTTGAAGATTATAGATCTCTATCCAGAGAAATGTATTGTGATCGATGAGAATTGGGTCGAGACTTGATAAAATTGTAATAATAACTATGCAATAACGAAGCAATGCTCGCTGGTCCGACGAACGAAGACGGTGGATGCTCACGCTCGCGGAACGCGTTGACAAAGCATGGAAATAAACTACCGTGGGAGTGTCAACAAACCCAGGAGTTACAAAAGGGTGGTAACGAACACGGATCGGGACAAATTGAGGAAGAGTGGCTGTATAATTTAATACTCTGATCAAGCAAGAATGAAGCAAGATCGAATAAGATCAAGTAAGATCAAATCGTCACCGCACAGCATCTTGTTGTCCAAACTTTGACGGAGTATCTGTTCAAACTGTTGTTAATACCAAGCCTCAGTACATAGTCTCAACTGTGAGTGATTGAAGGATagagaaaaaggagagtGAAGATGAACAAAGGAAGTTACTATGCATAATCTCATGAAATTCGTACGTACAACCTACAAATGGTATCCACCCGGTACAGATATAAAGAAAATGAAAGACATATTTACATTTGACACAACAAGCAATAAAAGACACTAGGGACTAAGAAGGGCATCGTGAAATCAATATGACCATTACTGTAAAGAGGTAAAGAGATATCGACATCATGAGGCGGAAATGTATGATGACGTTAAAGTTCAATATGAATTAATAGATTTAACAAGTATAAGCAAGAGCAAAGGCATACCCGGGGGGCGGAGTATAAATAAGCAGGTGTGAAGGATGTAAGCTTGAACAATTTAATCCACAGGGCGGTATAGCGGCGTCGGCAGGTATTTGGAACGATGGAAGATCCTTGAGATATACCGATGGATCCGGGCAATGGAGATGACCGGGGAAAGACGCTCAAACGGCCTCTTCTCCCACGTTCAacctttctctctcttctccttcctcttcctcttccccttcctcctcctcctcgacGAGCCTTATCCCTGTTCCCAGCCCAGGACCGAACCACCCACTTAGCCTTTCCTTCATATCGCTCCAAATCCGCGGCAATCTCGATGGCCTGGATGGGGATGACGTTGAGCCCAGACCTGGGCCGATGGTTTCTCGCACCAAATCTGTGTTCAGGTCTGGATTCGGGAGAGCGGTTAGAGGGttgaaagaagatggagtTTGCTCGGTACGATCAGCATCGGTGGCCATGGGTAGACCGATGACAGGCGTCAAGGTGGAACCTTTAACCTTGGCTTGAGGGAGTGTCACGTCAGCTCGGCATGTCGGACACTATTATCACCCAATATCAGCTCTTGTACCGGCTTTTTATAAACATAATaggaaaggaggagagagaaatGAAACATACCAGCTTCCGCCATTTCATCAACCACTCGTCACATTCTTCCTTATGAAAGACATGTCCACATGGCAAGATTCGGACAATATCACCCTTTTCGAACGCGTCCATACAGATAGCACACTCATCTTTGGAAAAATACCGTCTTGTTGGGCGTTTGTGTTTTTTGCTATCCCGACTTGGGCCGGCACTATTAGTGGAAGATGGTAGTGGGGGATGGGCAAGGAGTGTAGGGGAGAAGGATGCGTTGTTCTCGGTTAAAGATGGGagaagtggaggaggggagACGAATGAAGGGTGGATGGGCGGTGGAGGGTGAGTTTGTGATGGATCGGCGTCTGTGGGATCGTTTACAGAGTGTCTTTGAGAATCATGTACCTCGTGCTCATCTGTTAGCAGACTCCTCTCCCCTCCTTCCGGACTGGGACTCCCAGGTGCTTCGGACGAATCATCGTCCTTTTCCCAGACAATATCTGGTGTCCAGACTCGTTCCGGGAGACTTAGTACGACCATTGCTGGGGCGCGCTCCGCTTCACGTTGGCTTGGAAAACAACGTCAGTAAAATGTTGGATAAGGCAGGAGTAAAGTGGACGTACCGAGCGACACGGAAACGGTGGATACTAATCATAGCCAATAAGAACAAGGTTGGCATAAGCAATGCAAATGAAAGTAGACCTGAGAGGGCGCTTCAAAACGATCAGCTTGATAGATACCACAAACAAAATATTGACCTACTTTCCTTCATCGGAACCTTCAGTAATGTCAATGTATAGCCCCTGACCAGGGTTTTTTGAGTCTGTCTGATTGGCAAGCATGTCTCTTAGCCCAAGATACGACGCGCGAGAAACAAATACTGCCGGAATGTGGAGACTATCCGTATCCTCTACTAACAAAATCAGCAACCATATCACGAACGCATACAAAACGTACCAGGCGAAAACATCGTGATCAatccttctctcttcctACCCTCTGCGTCCGTCTCACCCGCCCTCGCCTTCATATCGCCCACAACAACCGCATGCGCACCCCTATCTTGTGCTGCCATTACTTTCGTCGCAAAGTCACATGCGCCTCTTTCGATCAGTGCAATCTTCACATCTTCTGATTTCCCAGGACGCGTAGGTGGCCGAGGAAGGGTACTTGGTGGGATACACGCGAGAAGTTCAGATGAGGAGTGGGGGGCGGAAGAAGTGAGGAATGAGGAGAATGGGAGGAGACGGCCGGAAAGTGGAAGCGAGATGGATGGGTGGGATGGGAAAGCGGCAGGACGGTGGGGCAAGGTGATATTTTCTGCTCCCTCGGGGCTATTCAGCTATAAATATATTAGTTGCAATCAATCACATTCATTCAGACAGCTTTTAAATCTTACATGGATAACGacctctccctctccacCCAAAGCCAACCACCGACTCAACCACCCCTGTTCCGTCAAAATAGCGGCACGAGGCAACTCGATGGAATACTCTTGGACATAGCCCGCCCAATCTGATACAGTTATCACCTCAACCTTTTTCTGTCCCTCCGAAAGGTAAGGATAAAAATCGCGATTGCCATCGAGAACCTCTTCAGAATTAGTAAGAGCTGAACGATGCGGGGCGGGAGAAGCGTAGACGGTCGTGCTGAGAGCGATGGCCGCAAATAGGCGGTATCGGAGCATACCTGCCGAGTTTGTGCGTGAGGGTTTATTTACGAATGCGAATTCGTTCGCAGGCTACCCGTAGACAGATGAGAAATGTGTCGAAGAGAAACGGAACACATCGAAGTTGTATACGTGCTTGTGACGTTGCATGATTCCGGCGGCGACTTGGGTGGCAACTGTTAACGTTTTCCGGGAGATATCCTTCAGAACGGGCAACTTCATCCATTCTTTCCATGTATAGCTAGAATTATTATAACTAACATAAAGCACATAAGAGCACCGTTCCTCATATTTTCCTCTAACCAGCCACATGTGTACGGAATATTTTGCGCTCAAGGACCTCCATTCTCAACAGTGCTGCTCGCTCTCAACGGACGACGCCACCTTAATTTAGGCGGCAGCTTGCGTTATCTTGAATTGCTTTTGAACATATTAGGCCGAATTGGACAATAACCTAATGTTATTGCCTCGGTTTCATCTAAAGCTTTGTTGGAAGACCGTGGCGCCAGTAAGTCGAAGGGGGGGAAAGATGACTTCTTAGCCCATTCTTATGGTGGAACCATATCGCGAGAGTTTGCAAGAAACGTTCGGTCGGTTATACCAGTAAATAGCCAACCACTTCAGTCTTCGGTCTTTGGGCAGAAATCAATCCCAGCCATTCCAGGACTATCTCAGTCAGTGACACATCCCTAAAAACCATGAACTGACATAGATCGGGACAACATCGGCCAGTTCCCCGGTTGACTTTATTAGCCACGACTTTCCTTTAAAATCATAATAGTCTCCGCGGTGAAGGCATCCGTCAACTTCACCGTTATGGCGGATACGTACGAGATGCGTTCTACGATGCCAATACACAAACAAGTGCAATTATCTAACTTAGTCATATCAGTCGCTTGACAGCTAAAGATTGCACTACACAGGACAATAGATCGAGACCACTGGTCTTCATCCAACTGTAACTGCACCAACTTTTTGCTCGAAATTATAATTCAGTGAAAGCGCCGGAACAGATATTTCAGATTCGAAGTCATTGGCGAGAGCAAGATAGATTCTTGGCAAAATGGGGGCTGAGGCCCATCTTGAGGTCCACCTAAAAGAAAGCTCTATCGCCTTTCCTCAACTATTCCGGGACGGAGAAAGATGTGATGATAGCTCCGTTGCATAGTGAGCGATCGCGGTGGAATGTAGACCTACTATGATGTGCAGGTGGCTGCTGTCGCAAAGGACTGCAAGTAAAACCTTCATTAACAGCTTGTACAATAGAAGAAAGACATAGGATGGGGCGGTGGAACATACGATGATGAACAGATATGGAACGGCTCTTTTCCGCCGCTCAAGAGATATCTAACGAACAGGTTACCGGTCACCTCCATCATAAGTTAGTAAATGCCTAATCCGTATTCTATCTTCAGCTTTTGACATGACCTTTATGTATGGCTCACGGGATGAGGTCTATGTGGTGATCAAATGTGTAAAATTCATCGCCAGTTGACAATGACCTACCCCTGGCGGTCGCTTCAGTCGATGGTGTGTCGGACAGTAGAAGAAGGGTAGCGTGCTAATGGTCGTCTGTTATGAGGAAACGCTACTTGAATAGGGAACAAGTGAAAGATGATGTTTGCTTTCCCCTTTACCAGCGTATTACCACGACCGTCATTTGACATTAGTTATACATGAAAATACCTACGAAACTCGACGCACTATTGGAGTGGAAAGGATCATGCTTGGATGGTATCTAGAGGGGTCAAACTGTTTGTTGGCATTCGTTGGCAAGCGGTGCTCGTGCTCGTACCCTAATCTCGTCCGAAAAGTTATGTATATTATTTAACAGCGGTGTTCACAGTTCTTTACGTAACCTCAGCAGACGTCATGGCTGTTGAGACGTTAACCTTTACTGGTTGAGAAGCTTCGTCCTCAAGTCCTTCCTTGCTCGATTTGACTTCCTGACCGCGGTCTGGCCGAATTGCACTTCACATTCGAACATTTCGAAAGCTAGGATAAATCCCAAGGAAAATGTCGGCTCCAGGCATCGTTTCGAAGAAGCTCAAGTTCAAGGGTGAAAagccaaagaagaagaagaggtcTCATCACCACTCGTCAGGCGGAGGCGGGGACGATGGAGATGATCTTGAAGCCTTGGCCGCTGCAGACCCAAGAGGTATGTAAATTATTGACGCGTATCTCGTGCATTGAGAGGCCGGCATCTGCTGTTGTATCAAAGTGAATATTTACCGATTTGTATCTCTTAGGATGGATGTTTCCATCGAATCCTTTGGAGATCAACGGCCCAACGTATATCTTACTCCCAACCGAACCTCTCACCTGCCTTGCTGTAAGTCTTTTCGCTTGCTAGAAACATCTTCTACTAACGAATATTCAGTGGGATGCAACGAGACAGAAAGTATACGCTGCGCCCGTCGACATTCCTCAAGCCCCCGAAGGTGCCAATGACCTGAGTGAATCTGAGATCCTTTTAACAATTGAGCCGACGGATGTGAACCATGTTTGGGTGATGTCAAGGTTATCAGGAAGTGAGGATGTGGTAAGCTTGCGGACGAGCACGTAAGTCCATTTCCCAGTGGCATTTGTTGTGGAAAAGTCACTGAACTGTGGCTGTAGAGGGACATTCCTCACCGCAAGTCCATCAGGGTCTCTGACTGCTACCACCCCTTCTCGAGGACCTCTTGAAGCTTTCATCCCGAtcacttcctcttcctttaCTTCCTCCAGCTTTCCCTCTTTCGCTCTCCAAATACAGCACAACTCCAAATATTTTTCCGCAACCACCATCGCTGGTAAAGCCGAGTTGCGAGCTGATGCTGACGGCATTGGCGAGTCTGAAGGTTTGAGAATTAAGTGCCAAAGAGAATTTGTGTACAAGGCAAGACAAGGAGAGGATgtgaaagggaaaaagaggaTGGCGGATAGTGGACCTACTGCGGCATCAATTGAAGACGATGAGTTGAGAAGAAAGTGAGTGTTCCTAATCAATTTTGTTCAAATTGTCAGCTAATACTTTTACCAGCCGGGAAGCCCAGACATGGGGGGCGGGAAGGGTCAAGCTTTCTGACAAAGATAGGCGAGACGTAAAAAAGGCGAAAAAGGAAGGGCGTTATGCTGAGGCAATGCTAGACCGCAGAGCCGCTCTGAAGAGGTCAGTCTGATTTTTTGCTGTTATGTTTACTGATACTAATGTACTCGCAGCGACCGATATGCAAAGTAATGTAATCAATTTCTGTACCTTAATGCAACCCTATACAACCTATgcttttctccttccttaAAAAGGTGGCTCGCCTTTGACCAAATCTTTATGTGTGTACCCCTTGTCACCCTTCTCGTGATCGGCAATCACACTTCCATCCTGCTTCTTACTTCTCATTATGTACTTATAGATGACCAGCCCGTCCAAACCTACAGGACCTCGGGCGTGTGTTTTACCTGTTGAAATCCCGACTTCGGTACCCAGACCGTATCTGGTACCATCTGCAAATCGTGTAGAAGCATTGACAAAGCAGTTGGCACTGTCCAGCCCTCGGCACCAGGCAGACATAGAAGACTCGTCCTCGGTGACGATAGAATCGGTGTGATGGGAAGAATGAGAGTTGATGTGCTGAATGGCTTCTTGCACAGAGTCGACAGTCTTGACAGCAATGGTAGGGCCAAGGAACTCTGTGCTGTAGTCCGCGGGGGAGGAGGCCGTAACAAACTTGTTGGCTTCGGAAATATTGGAGTCCTGCAAAGCAGCAAGGGTCGCAGGGTCACATCGAAGACAGACGGAGTTGGACATGAGAGCAGATGCGACGACGGGCCAGACAGTGGtgaggagagaagagtGGATCAAAAGAGTTTCAGCGGCGTTGCAGGCCGCCATGTAGTCAATCTGTGTAGGTTTTACATGAGCTGATGTATTTTTGATAGTAAAACTAACATACCTTAGATTCCACGGCAATTCTGACGGCCTTCTCTTGTATTGCGCTCTCATCAATGTACACCGCACAGATACCATCGGCATGCCCCATAACAGGGATCCTAGTGTTGTTTTGTATACTCTTGACGAGCTCATTACCACCTCGGGGCATAACAAGGTCAATATATTTGTCCTGAGCGagcaaagaagaaatcTCGGATCGAGTCGACACGGATTGGACGAAGGCCGACGGAATGGATGTCGTGGCGAGAGCTTGAGAGATgagggaggagaggagggtAGCGGTGTTGATAGATTCTTTACCGCCCTTCAAGATAGCAGCGTTACCTGTCACCAATGATTAGTATTTCAATATTTTAAGTCTACAGactattattatttacCACTCTTGATGGCCAAAGCAGCAATGTTCACTACAACCTCGGGTCTAGCCTCAAAGATGACGAGCAACACGCCGACGGGACAAGTCACTCGATGAAGCTCCAATTCGGGGCCAATCTCCTTGGCAAAGGTGACGATACCAGTAGgagcaggaagagcagCTACATCGGTGATACCTTGAAGCATAGCTTCGAATTTTCCAGCGCGTCCCAGGTCAAGACGGGAAAcaagagaagatgaaagcTTGCCAGTGGCAGCAAGGGCCTCAGCAGCCTACTTCTAATGTCAGGATTGAGATGATGGAGATTTAGAAGAACACTGACCTCCATGTCTTTCT contains the following coding sequences:
- a CDS encoding uncharacterized protein (Similar to TIGR gene model, INSD accession AAW46638.1), with the translated sequence MSFFKSRSASASTASLRSENLGPKTTEILTLPHQESSVKKKWEYDGHQLDLIAQLREYTKTIALPESDEYYPWEQRFLSDPATHARYMRAAKWKLHDAKHRIKGTMEWRREFKPELIHPDDVGIEAETGKIILTGFDMDARPILYMRPGRENTETSPRQIRHLIYHLERAIDLMPPGQEQVAIIVDYKSATSQSNPSISTARKVLHILQNHYVERLGRGLVVNMPWWINAFFSGISPFMDPITRDKIRFNPRLLDLVPAAHLDSEFGGDYNFEYDYSVYWKTITEFCHIAPDGKRVPPPGKEEESKGKHGWIPPAGNGIKAAVEGYVPKEGAVKSGEIVKPAEEGKETENGSAAGAAPTTTTLSTTTSLAPPEEEMEALAIQTAPGKPLDGPVFAHPPSEGEVNEAKKSLDISA
- a CDS encoding gal4 DNA-binding enhancer protein 2, putative (Similar to TIGR gene model, XP_568154.1), producing MSIENLHISDETEIPAGATVELHSRPERKARKALEGLGLKRVQGIQRVTLRRARNVLLVVANPEVYKSPGSDCYIVFGEAKVEDPNSAAQLQAQAQLAASSQAAQQAHAHGGFKEGVPKSLEELMQDEPSADSSAPAPSGEATDAAASGDVKVSDEEIQLIVAQTGVDEAKAREAYISEKGDLINAIMKLQ
- a CDS encoding riken protein, putative (Similar to TIGR gene model, INSD accession AAW46636.1) is translated as MLRYRLFAAIALSTTVYASPAPHRSALTNSEEVLDGNRDFYPYLSEGQKKVEVITVSDWAGYVQEYSIELPRAAILTEQGWLSRWLALGGEGEVVIHLNSPEGAENITLPHRPAAFPSHPSISLPLSGRLLPFSSFLTSSAPHSSSELLACIPPSTLPRPPTRPGKSEDVKIALIERGACDFATKVMAAQDRGAHAVVVGDMKARAGETDAEGRKREGLITMFSPEDTDSLHIPAVFVSRASYLGLRDMLANQTDSKNPGQGLYIDITEGSDEGNALSGLLSFALLMPTLFLLAMISIHRFRVARQREAERAPAMVVLSLPERVWTPDIVWEKDDDSSEAPGSPSPEGGERSLLTDEHEVHDSQRHSVNDPTDADPSQTHPPPPIHPSFVSPPPLLPSLTENNASFSPTLLAHPPLPSSTNSAGPSRDSKKHKRPTRRYFSKDECAICMDAFEKGDIVRILPCGHVFHKEECDEWLMKWRKLCPTCRADVTLPQAKVKGSTLTPVIGLPMATDADRTEQTPSSFNPLTALPNPDLNTDLVRETIGPGLGSTSSPSRPSRLPRIWSDMKERLSGWFGPGLGTGIRLVEEEEEGEEEEEGEERERLNVGEEAV
- a CDS encoding Hypothetical Protein (Similar to TIGR gene model, INSD accession AAW46633.1), giving the protein MSAPGIVSKKLKFKGEKPKKKKRSHHHSSGGGGDDGDDLEALAAADPRGWMFPSNPLEINGPTYILLPTEPLTCLAWDATRQKVYAAPVDIPQAPEGANDLSESEILLTIEPTDVNHVWVMSRLSGSEDVVSLRTSTGTFLTASPSGSLTATTPSRGPLEAFIPITSSSFTSSSFPSFALQIQHNSKYFSATTIAGKAELRADADGIGESEGLRIKCQREFVYKARQGEDVKGKKRMADSGPTAASIEDDELRRNREAQTWGAGRVKLSDKDRRDVKKAKKEGRYAEAMLDRRAALKRSV
- a CDS encoding glutamate-5-semialdehyde dehydrogenase, putative (Similar to TIGR gene model, INSD accession AAW46632.1~Probable gamma-glutamyl phosphate reductase (GPR) (Glutamate-5-semialdehyde dehydrogenase) (Glutamyl-gamma-semialdehyde dehydrogenase) (GSA dehydrogenase)) is translated as MADSTASASNSGAESIAIAARRAFEASQLVDPSERDVALKIIRETLQAAKDEILAANKKDMEAAEALAATGKLSSSLVSRLDLGRAGKFEAMLQGITDVAALPAPTGIVTFAKEIGPELELHRVTCPVGVLLVIFEARPEVVVNIAALAIKSGNAAILKGGKESINTATLLSSLISQALATTSIPSAFVQSVSTRSEISSLLAQDKYIDLVMPRGGNELVKSIQNNTRIPVMGHADGICAVYIDESAIQEKAVRIAVESKIDYMAACNAAETLLIHSSLLTTVWPVVASALMSNSVCLRCDPATLAALQDSNISEANKFVTASSPADYSTEFLGPTIAVKTVDSVQEAIQHINSHSSHHTDSIVTEDESSMSAWCRGLDSANCFVNASTRFADGTRYGLGTEVGISTGKTHARGPVGLDGLVIYKYIMRSKKQDGSVIADHEKGDKGYTHKDLVKGEPPF